In one window of Skermanella rosea DNA:
- a CDS encoding response regulator, translating to MKSCLVVDDSRVVRKVARKILEELHFTCSEAEDGRQAMEACAREMPNAILLDWNMPVMTGIEFLRRLRKMSGGDAPKVVFCTTENDLAHIQEALSAGANEYIMKPFDSDIIQTKFAQVGLI from the coding sequence ATGAAATCCTGTCTTGTCGTCGATGACAGCCGCGTTGTCCGCAAGGTGGCCCGGAAGATCCTGGAGGAACTGCATTTCACCTGCTCGGAGGCCGAGGACGGGCGCCAGGCGATGGAAGCCTGCGCCAGGGAGATGCCGAACGCGATCCTGCTGGACTGGAACATGCCGGTCATGACCGGCATCGAGTTCCTGCGGCGGCTGCGCAAGATGTCGGGCGGCGACGCCCCGAAGGTGGTGTTCTGCACGACCGAGAACGACCTGGCCCACATCCAGGAGGCGCTGAGCGCCGGTGCCAACGAGTACATCATGAAGCCCTTCGACAGCGACATCATCCAGACCAAGTTCGCCCAGGTCGGCCTGATCTGA
- a CDS encoding protein-glutamate methylesterase/protein-glutamine glutaminase encodes MSDIPGKPAGAAAVADDPHRVMVVDDSAVIRGLLSRALEGDPELRVVASVGDGQMAINALTRQSIDVIVLDIEMPVMDGLTAIPKLVAIDPAVKIIMASTLTLRGAEVSMKALQSGAADYVTKPSSTRELGAADSFKRELVSKVKALAASARRAGSRNRPSLRNERVAAPLAPLPRPRSMDPAAVVLRPMPAVVTPPDIIAIGSSTGGPQALFEVLSHLKGGIRQPILITQHMPATFTTILAEHITRQCGIACAEAKDGEPLVGGRIYLAPGDFHMTLATRGGGTVLSVNKDPPENFCRPAVDPMMRTIAKIYGRRAFAIILTGMGQDGMRGCAELVAAGGIVIAQDEPSSVVWGMPGAVSTAGLCSAVLPLREIGPYIRKIVLRTAA; translated from the coding sequence ATGAGCGATATTCCGGGCAAACCCGCTGGTGCCGCAGCGGTCGCGGACGACCCCCACCGGGTGATGGTGGTCGACGACAGCGCCGTGATCCGCGGCCTGCTGTCCCGCGCATTGGAGGGCGACCCCGAGCTGCGGGTCGTGGCTTCGGTCGGCGACGGCCAGATGGCGATCAACGCCCTGACCCGCCAGAGCATCGACGTGATCGTCCTCGACATCGAGATGCCCGTGATGGACGGGCTGACCGCGATCCCCAAGCTGGTCGCGATCGATCCGGCGGTGAAGATCATCATGGCCTCCACGCTGACCCTGCGGGGAGCGGAGGTCAGCATGAAGGCGCTCCAGTCCGGGGCGGCCGACTACGTCACCAAGCCGTCCTCGACCCGCGAACTGGGGGCGGCGGACAGCTTCAAGCGGGAACTGGTCAGCAAGGTCAAGGCGCTGGCCGCCTCGGCCCGGCGCGCCGGGTCGCGCAACCGGCCGAGCCTGCGCAACGAGCGGGTGGCGGCTCCGCTGGCGCCGCTGCCGCGTCCGCGCTCGATGGACCCCGCCGCCGTGGTGCTCCGCCCGATGCCGGCGGTCGTCACGCCGCCGGACATCATCGCGATCGGCAGCTCGACCGGCGGGCCGCAGGCCCTGTTCGAGGTGCTGTCCCACCTGAAGGGCGGCATCCGCCAGCCGATCCTGATCACGCAGCACATGCCGGCCACCTTCACCACGATCCTGGCCGAGCACATCACCCGCCAGTGCGGCATCGCGTGCGCGGAGGCCAAGGACGGCGAACCGCTGGTCGGCGGCCGCATATACCTGGCGCCGGGCGATTTCCACATGACCCTGGCGACCCGGGGGGGCGGGACGGTGCTGTCGGTCAACAAGGACCCGCCGGAGAACTTCTGCCGCCCGGCGGTGGACCCGATGATGCGCACCATCGCCAAGATCTACGGGCGCCGCGCCTTCGCCATCATCCTGACCGGAATGGGCCAGGACGGCATGCGCGGCTGCGCCGAGCTGGTGGCGGCCGGAGGCATCGTGATCGCCCAGGACGAGCCGTCCAGCGTGGTCTGGGGCATGCCGGGCGCAGTATCCACGGCAGGCCTGTGCAGCGCCGTCCTGCCACTCCGTGAAATCGGACCCTACATCCGCAAGATTGTTTTGAGGACCGCAGCATGA
- the ctrA gene encoding response regulator transcription factor CtrA — MRVLLVEDDSSVAKSIELMLHSEGFIVDSTDLGEDGLEIGKLYDYDIIILDLMLPDIDGYEVLRRLRSARVTTPILILSGLSELDHKIKGLGVGADDYLTKPFDKRELIARIQAIVRRSKGHSDSVIRTGRLTVNLDTRTVEVDGQPLHLTGKEYGILELLSLRKGTTLTKEMFLNHLYGGMDEPELKIIDVFVCKLRKKLAQSTNGDNYIETVWGRGYVLRDPQEEAVSQKAQAAG; from the coding sequence ATGAGGGTTCTGCTGGTCGAAGACGACTCCTCGGTCGCCAAGAGTATTGAATTGATGCTGCATTCCGAGGGCTTCATCGTCGATTCCACCGATCTCGGTGAGGATGGGCTGGAGATCGGAAAGCTGTATGACTACGATATCATCATCCTGGACCTGATGCTGCCGGACATCGACGGCTACGAGGTCCTGCGCCGTCTGCGGTCCGCCCGGGTGACCACGCCGATCCTGATCCTGTCCGGCCTGTCGGAGCTGGACCACAAGATCAAGGGATTGGGCGTCGGCGCCGACGACTACCTGACCAAGCCCTTCGACAAGCGCGAGCTGATCGCCCGCATCCAGGCCATCGTCCGCCGCAGCAAGGGCCATTCCGACAGCGTGATCCGGACCGGCCGCCTGACGGTCAACCTGGATACCCGCACCGTCGAGGTGGACGGCCAGCCGCTGCACCTGACCGGCAAGGAATACGGCATCCTGGAACTGCTGAGCCTGCGCAAGGGGACCACGCTGACCAAGGAGATGTTCCTGAACCATCTCTACGGCGGCATGGACGAGCCGGAGCTGAAGATCATCGACGTCTTCGTCTGCAAGCTGCGCAAGAAGCTCGCCCAGTCGACCAACGGCGACAACTATATCGAGACGGTGTGGGGCCGCGGCTACGTGCTGCGCGATCCCCAGGAAGAGGCGGTTTCCCAGAAGGCCCAGGCGGCGGGGTGA
- a CDS encoding chemotaxis protein CheW, producing MSANLPAKKTKYDDFSVNANEDFVTMMIADQLFGIPVLQVQDVLGHQRITRIPLAPPEVAGSLNLRGRIVTAIDVRLRLGLPARPKEKPGMSIVVDLRGELYSLMVDGVGEVLSLSSDDFERNPSTLDVRWRELSTGIYRLNGTLLVVLDVSRLLNFANLEAV from the coding sequence ATGAGTGCCAACCTGCCGGCCAAGAAGACCAAGTACGACGACTTCTCGGTCAATGCGAACGAAGACTTCGTGACCATGATGATCGCGGACCAGCTGTTCGGGATCCCCGTGCTCCAGGTCCAGGACGTTCTCGGTCACCAGCGCATCACCCGCATCCCGTTGGCACCGCCCGAAGTGGCCGGCTCGCTGAACCTGCGGGGACGGATCGTCACCGCGATCGACGTCCGACTGCGCCTCGGCCTGCCGGCCCGGCCCAAGGAAAAGCCGGGTATGAGCATCGTCGTCGACCTGCGCGGCGAGCTGTACAGCCTGATGGTGGACGGCGTCGGCGAGGTGCTGAGCCTGTCGTCCGACGACTTCGAACGCAACCCGTCGACGCTCGATGTCCGCTGGCGCGAACTGTCCACCGGCATCTATCGACTGAACGGGACGCTGCTGGTGGTGCTGGACGTGTCCCGGCTGCTGAACTTCGCCAATCTGGAGGCGGTGTAG
- a CDS encoding CheR family methyltransferase yields MKVEDFDMFSTLLKQRSGLVLSRDKAYLLESRLMPVARKWNMKGLDELAVAIRTRREEALLRDITEAMTTNESSFYRDQKPFDQFRNVVLPMMLASRGARRSIRIWSAACSSGQEAYSLAMLLLDEGARLDGWRFEIVGTDLSSEMVEKAKAGIYTQFEVQRGLPITHLVKYFKQIGDKWQLNDKIRQMVSFREYNLLTDLTPLGQFDVVFCRNVLIYFDQPTKGKVLDSIAKLMPADGVLYLGGAETVLGITDRFKPMDNQRGLYVMNQPAGAPAARAVAG; encoded by the coding sequence ATGAAGGTCGAAGACTTCGACATGTTCAGCACCCTGCTGAAGCAGCGCTCGGGCCTCGTCCTGTCCCGCGACAAGGCCTACCTGCTCGAGTCGCGGCTTATGCCGGTCGCGCGCAAGTGGAACATGAAGGGCCTCGACGAGCTGGCCGTAGCCATCCGCACCCGGCGCGAGGAAGCGCTGCTGCGCGACATCACGGAGGCGATGACGACCAACGAGTCGTCCTTCTACCGGGACCAGAAGCCGTTCGACCAGTTCCGCAACGTGGTCTTGCCGATGATGCTGGCCAGCCGCGGGGCACGCCGCTCGATCCGGATCTGGTCGGCCGCCTGCTCCAGCGGGCAGGAGGCCTACTCGCTGGCCATGCTGCTGCTGGATGAGGGGGCCAGGCTCGACGGGTGGCGCTTCGAGATCGTCGGCACCGACCTCTCGTCGGAGATGGTCGAGAAGGCCAAGGCCGGCATCTACACCCAGTTCGAGGTCCAGCGCGGCCTGCCGATCACCCATCTGGTCAAGTACTTCAAGCAAATCGGCGACAAGTGGCAGCTCAACGACAAGATCCGGCAGATGGTCTCCTTCCGGGAGTACAACCTGCTGACCGACCTGACCCCGCTCGGCCAGTTCGATGTCGTGTTCTGCCGCAACGTGCTGATCTATTTCGACCAGCCGACCAAGGGCAAGGTGCTGGACAGCATCGCCAAGCTGATGCCGGCCGACGGCGTGCTCTATCTGGGCGGCGCCGAGACGGTCCTGGGCATCACCGATCGGTTCAAGCCGATGGACAACCAGCGCGGCCTCTACGTGATGAACCAGCCCGCCGGCGCCCCGGCCGCGCGGGCCGTGGCGGGGTGA